One part of the Maridesulfovibrio sp. genome encodes these proteins:
- a CDS encoding methyltransferase: MNYPKPEQDFSPIHSLIIRGVTSQVIMEAVNSRLFDALEIKPGSVKELAESLEFDELKLRAMLDLLEACNLVQSADGRFSNTHLATEYLVSTSPLYQGLALGLTMDFCSMVSREMGGLLRGETSKSDDTDAKWAAHDAMEGTAQESLSSGLHETAYAVSTLPGFDDFRIMGDLGGNHGNYTMSLLDLNPKMHGVILDLPHVAPLSEERCKEKGYGDRISSVGLDMREDELPQKNFDLIFASHVLYSCRGNLKPLLQKIAKSIRSGGWFCANHYAKSGSPMSAHTIASLEVLTIFAGDFSHFIEPDELEAELRECGFGDFRRSWSDSSKGILLVSAQKI; encoded by the coding sequence ATGAACTATCCAAAGCCTGAACAGGATTTTTCACCGATACACAGTTTGATTATCCGCGGCGTTACTTCGCAGGTTATCATGGAGGCCGTTAATTCTAGGCTTTTTGATGCCCTTGAAATTAAGCCGGGCAGCGTAAAAGAGCTGGCAGAGTCCTTGGAATTTGATGAGCTTAAGCTCCGGGCCATGCTTGATCTTCTGGAAGCCTGCAATCTGGTGCAAAGTGCTGATGGACGTTTTTCAAATACCCATTTAGCAACAGAATATTTGGTAAGTACATCACCGTTGTACCAGGGGCTGGCTCTGGGACTGACCATGGATTTCTGCTCCATGGTTAGCCGGGAAATGGGGGGATTGTTACGGGGTGAAACCAGTAAGAGCGATGATACTGATGCGAAATGGGCTGCGCATGATGCTATGGAAGGCACCGCTCAGGAATCCCTCAGCAGCGGACTGCATGAAACTGCTTATGCCGTAAGCACTCTACCGGGGTTTGATGATTTCCGGATCATGGGTGATCTTGGAGGTAATCACGGCAATTACACCATGTCACTGCTTGATCTAAACCCGAAAATGCATGGTGTTATTCTTGATCTTCCACACGTTGCTCCTTTGTCCGAAGAAAGATGCAAGGAAAAAGGCTACGGTGATCGTATCAGTTCTGTTGGGCTTGATATGCGTGAGGATGAGCTTCCCCAAAAGAATTTTGATTTGATATTCGCATCTCATGTGCTTTACTCCTGCCGCGGCAACTTGAAACCATTGCTGCAAAAGATAGCTAAATCCATTAGGTCTGGCGGATGGTTCTGCGCCAATCATTACGCGAAAAGCGGAAGCCCCATGTCTGCCCATACCATTGCGTCTCTTGAGGTTTTAACAATTTTCGCTGGCGACTTTTCCCACTTTATAGAGCCGGATGAACTGGAAGCTGAATTACGTGAGTGCGGATTCGGTGATTTTCGAAGATCGTGGAGCGATTCCAGCAAGGGCATACTACTCGTTTCGGCTCAGAAGATTTAA
- a CDS encoding MarR family winged helix-turn-helix transcriptional regulator encodes MPRMRGLGKVLAKFNMVERNAFDFGIGIKLYPSEIHTLSAVDQLGGCGVTELARESGVTKGAASQLVSKLVKKGLIVKETDPDNGSKVVLRLTDLGREASANHYKFHLDHDRAFIDYLRAMPEEELRMFDEICSKMDEWMDNYQK; translated from the coding sequence ATGCCCCGGATGCGTGGTCTCGGTAAGGTATTGGCAAAGTTCAACATGGTCGAGCGTAACGCCTTTGATTTTGGAATCGGTATTAAGTTGTACCCCTCTGAGATACATACTCTTTCAGCTGTAGATCAGCTGGGCGGGTGCGGGGTTACCGAGCTGGCCCGCGAGTCAGGGGTTACGAAAGGAGCCGCATCACAGCTGGTTAGCAAGCTTGTTAAAAAAGGTTTGATTGTCAAAGAGACTGATCCCGATAACGGATCAAAAGTTGTCCTGCGCCTGACAGATCTGGGCAGGGAAGCCAGTGCAAATCATTATAAATTTCATCTGGATCATGACCGGGCTTTTATAGACTACCTGCGTGCTATGCCTGAGGAGGAACTACGCATGTTTGATGAGATCTGTAGTAAGATGGATGAATGGATGGATAATTATCAAAAATAA
- a CDS encoding alpha/beta hydrolase, with translation MYTFAHAKTAQFPIADPYEATIFGTPPELIYKFKEPTEPEKCEIVIERRRIPDIFWYDDEFYYTTAMHEEKAPLLFIIAGTGSEHNSTKMNFLTQLFYEAGFHVVALSSPTHMNFVVSFSKYGAPGYVPYDVEDLYRAMRWIKEDLEGTYKISGYSITGYSLGGLHSAFLAKKDEELHDFNFRRVLMLNPPVSLYSSALRFDSWLSPENLGTKTPRQVVNELIEAFSEIYVQSDIVDLDDNFLYALSQHANFSKMDMKAIIASAFRMSSASMIFSSDVCLNAGYIVPVNRQLSVGDNLMPYMRVAAAITFEDYIDEYLLPYLQFLKPGTTKGELIKNCDLESIKEYLSKSEKIFVLGNEDDIILNDADINFLRTTFKDRVFLFPHGGHCGNLMFEPFARKAQELLR, from the coding sequence ATGTATACTTTTGCGCATGCGAAAACAGCACAATTTCCCATTGCCGACCCATATGAAGCCACCATTTTCGGCACGCCACCTGAGCTTATATATAAATTTAAAGAACCTACAGAACCTGAAAAATGCGAAATAGTTATTGAGCGGCGCAGAATTCCGGACATATTCTGGTATGACGATGAGTTTTACTACACAACAGCCATGCATGAAGAAAAAGCTCCACTACTCTTCATCATTGCCGGAACTGGTTCAGAACATAACTCTACTAAAATGAATTTCCTCACCCAGCTTTTTTACGAAGCCGGGTTCCACGTAGTGGCCCTTTCTTCTCCGACACATATGAATTTCGTGGTCAGCTTTTCAAAATACGGGGCACCGGGATACGTCCCGTATGATGTGGAAGACCTCTATCGGGCCATGCGCTGGATAAAAGAAGATCTGGAAGGCACTTATAAAATAAGTGGATACAGCATAACAGGATACAGTCTTGGCGGACTCCACTCTGCGTTTCTGGCCAAGAAGGATGAGGAACTACATGACTTCAACTTCCGGCGGGTGCTCATGCTCAACCCTCCGGTAAGCCTGTATTCATCAGCACTTCGTTTTGATTCATGGCTCAGCCCGGAAAACCTGGGAACTAAAACTCCCCGGCAAGTAGTGAACGAGCTTATAGAGGCTTTTTCGGAAATCTACGTGCAATCAGACATAGTCGACCTTGATGATAACTTCCTTTACGCACTTTCCCAGCACGCCAACTTTTCTAAGATGGATATGAAAGCGATTATTGCAAGTGCGTTCAGAATGTCATCTGCAAGCATGATCTTCAGCTCCGATGTCTGCCTCAACGCCGGTTATATTGTCCCGGTAAACAGGCAATTGAGCGTGGGTGACAACCTCATGCCCTACATGCGTGTTGCGGCGGCAATCACCTTCGAAGATTATATTGATGAGTACCTGCTCCCCTACCTGCAATTCCTGAAACCGGGAACCACCAAGGGTGAACTGATAAAAAACTGCGATCTGGAAAGTATCAAGGAATACCTTAGCAAATCAGAAAAGATATTCGTACTCGGCAATGAAGATGACATCATTCTGAACGATGCTGATATAAATTTCCTGCGTACCACCTTCAAAGACCGGGTTTTCCTTTTCCCACATGGCGGTCATTGCGGCAACTTAATGTTCGAGCCATTTGCACGTAAAGCACAGGAGCTACTCAGATGA
- a CDS encoding VacJ family lipoprotein: MMRKLFCLMLLCLLLPGCATIIKDDPSLKLKPQGFIAPVSHAPYRGKANIKEAELDFLNVYDPWDPMNRYIYSFNARFDRAIYIPAMDIYTTVLPLPVRHGVNNAINNLNEVKSFTNGILQFNGHKVGRAFSRFLINSSIGVLGIFDVASMWDLKKMETGFADTLGVWGVPPGPYVVLPLLGPSSVRDSGGALGDFALLYYEMNYLYDLAGVTDGRTEIAIGESIIRGLNLRANVPFRYYQTGSPFEYDMIRFLYSKKRELDMEREKMGITSGERPYMKQGFDTLRKNREPEYNQ; the protein is encoded by the coding sequence ATGATGCGCAAACTTTTCTGCCTTATGCTGCTCTGTCTGCTGCTCCCGGGTTGCGCAACCATTATCAAGGATGACCCTTCCCTCAAGCTCAAGCCTCAGGGTTTCATCGCTCCGGTTTCACACGCTCCATACAGGGGCAAAGCAAATATCAAAGAAGCTGAGCTGGATTTTCTGAATGTCTATGACCCATGGGATCCCATGAACCGCTATATTTATTCATTCAATGCCCGCTTTGACAGGGCTATTTATATTCCGGCAATGGATATCTACACTACGGTTTTGCCTTTACCGGTACGCCACGGCGTGAACAATGCAATCAACAACCTGAATGAAGTAAAATCTTTCACCAACGGTATTCTGCAGTTCAACGGTCATAAAGTAGGCAGAGCTTTTTCCCGTTTCCTGATCAACTCTTCAATCGGTGTGCTCGGCATATTCGACGTCGCCTCCATGTGGGATCTGAAAAAAATGGAAACCGGATTTGCGGATACACTGGGTGTCTGGGGCGTTCCCCCCGGTCCGTACGTTGTTCTCCCTCTGCTGGGTCCTTCCAGTGTGCGCGACAGTGGCGGTGCCCTTGGAGACTTCGCGCTCCTGTATTATGAAATGAACTATCTCTATGACCTTGCCGGAGTAACGGATGGCCGCACCGAAATAGCCATAGGAGAATCAATAATCCGAGGTCTCAACCTGCGTGCAAATGTACCCTTCCGCTACTACCAGACCGGCTCACCGTTTGAGTATGACATGATTCGATTTCTCTACAGCAAAAAACGCGAGCTGGATATGGAACGCGAAAAAATGGGGATCACCAGTGGAGAGAGACCGTACATGAAACAAGGATTTGATACTCTCCGCAAAAACCGGGAACCAGAATACAACCAATAA
- a CDS encoding DUF4198 domain-containing protein encodes MFKKLISLFMSLTILLPAAASAHSLYIQAGRYHVSEGKKSPMFFCYGHHIPVDDAVRMKKLNHVTVQQPDGKTYKIKLRDEKSLHSYVINYDMPGTYVLTAATNPGHFTTWMDKKDRKHHSIKPMSAVANRASKIVSSLRSSQWTKTYVVCENPSAVFPAVVGMPMELVPAKDVFMLKKEDVLEMQVYMDGKPYHGDGYWDATYNGFSTQAEDMYIPRQQIVDGKIKLPIDVTGRWFVRFFTKKKPIKEGPDFLQEKRTATLVFEVPNERIRPKIDSH; translated from the coding sequence ATGTTTAAAAAATTGATTTCCCTTTTCATGTCGTTAACGATACTTTTACCGGCTGCAGCGTCAGCCCATTCACTGTATATTCAGGCAGGGCGCTATCATGTTTCAGAAGGTAAGAAGTCTCCGATGTTTTTTTGCTACGGGCACCATATTCCGGTTGATGATGCCGTGCGCATGAAGAAGCTCAATCACGTGACCGTGCAGCAGCCAGACGGTAAAACCTATAAGATTAAGCTTCGGGACGAAAAGTCTCTTCATTCCTATGTCATCAATTATGACATGCCCGGAACTTATGTGCTAACAGCGGCAACAAATCCCGGCCACTTTACTACATGGATGGATAAAAAAGACCGTAAGCATCATTCCATCAAGCCCATGAGCGCCGTTGCCAACCGTGCTTCCAAAATCGTTTCCAGTCTGCGCAGCAGTCAGTGGACCAAGACATACGTTGTCTGCGAAAATCCATCCGCCGTGTTTCCGGCTGTAGTAGGCATGCCTATGGAGCTGGTTCCGGCAAAAGATGTGTTCATGCTCAAGAAGGAGGATGTTCTGGAAATGCAGGTCTACATGGATGGCAAACCCTACCATGGTGATGGCTACTGGGATGCGACCTACAATGGTTTTTCCACTCAGGCTGAGGACATGTATATCCCGCGCCAGCAGATAGTTGACGGTAAAATCAAATTGCCTATTGATGTGACCGGACGTTGGTTTGTTCGTTTCTTTACCAAGAAGAAGCCGATTAAGGAAGGCCCCGATTTTCTGCAAGAAAAGAGGACAGCGACTTTGGTTTTCGAGGTTCCTAATGAGCGTATAAGGCCTAAAATAGACAGTCACTAA
- a CDS encoding helix-turn-helix domain-containing protein, with protein sequence MKKVAILAYNNCLVSAVAGVLEILAIANSYAAGSGSEMEFSGFIIVSPDGENVDGFVGFPVEVEGSILDVEPDILVLPPVFGKIDPLLNDEVLIKRIAFLEQQGTLIASACAGSFLMARAGLLDGKPATTHWRLAADFAARFEKVDLQEGRMLIDGGSYICAGGAMAWQDLALHLVARFMGRDKAAACAKILVMDSTRDVQTPYFMFEAKSGVQGFGDHQIADVQKWMQENYSKPMQIAMLAEKSSLGERTFLRRFKAATGMTPNNYLQQLRIEAARHLLEVSAKSVEEITVAVGYDNGSSFRRLFKRLTGVSPREYRSRFSRQV encoded by the coding sequence ATGAAGAAAGTTGCAATCCTTGCTTACAATAATTGTCTGGTCAGCGCCGTGGCTGGCGTGCTTGAGATTTTGGCAATTGCCAATTCCTATGCTGCTGGTTCCGGTAGTGAAATGGAGTTTAGCGGATTTATTATTGTCAGTCCTGATGGAGAAAATGTGGACGGATTTGTGGGATTTCCAGTTGAGGTTGAAGGGAGTATTCTGGATGTCGAGCCGGATATTCTGGTCCTGCCCCCGGTTTTCGGTAAAATAGATCCACTACTGAATGACGAAGTATTGATTAAGCGTATTGCCTTTCTGGAACAACAGGGAACACTCATCGCTTCTGCTTGCGCAGGGTCATTCCTCATGGCCCGGGCCGGATTATTGGATGGGAAACCGGCAACTACACATTGGAGACTTGCGGCCGATTTCGCAGCACGTTTTGAGAAAGTCGATCTTCAGGAAGGGCGCATGCTCATCGACGGGGGGAGTTATATTTGTGCCGGAGGAGCAATGGCATGGCAGGATTTGGCCTTACATCTTGTTGCCCGGTTTATGGGCAGGGATAAGGCTGCTGCGTGTGCGAAGATTCTGGTTATGGATTCCACCCGGGATGTGCAGACTCCGTACTTTATGTTTGAAGCCAAGTCCGGAGTTCAGGGATTCGGTGATCATCAGATAGCGGATGTTCAGAAATGGATGCAGGAAAATTACAGCAAGCCAATGCAGATCGCCATGCTTGCCGAGAAATCAAGTCTCGGAGAACGCACTTTTCTGCGCCGATTTAAAGCCGCTACCGGGATGACTCCAAACAACTATTTGCAGCAGTTGAGGATTGAGGCAGCACGGCATCTGCTGGAAGTAAGCGCCAAAAGTGTTGAAGAGATCACTGTGGCGGTGGGGTACGATAACGGTTCTTCATTCAGGCGTTTATTTAAACGTTTGACCGGAGTGAGTCCCCGTGAATACCGTAGCAGGTTCAGCAGGCAGGTATAA
- a CDS encoding cysteine hydrolase family protein, which translates to MNKKALIIIDIQNDYFPGGKFTLDNSEKSGAKAAQVLNHFREKGLPIIHVQHISVKDGAAFFLPQTKGMEIHECVKPLADEIVVIKNFPNSFLQTTLESELKKREIEELIICGMMSNMCVDATTRAAGDMGYKCTVVHDACCGAGLEFNGVKVESTEVHAGFMASLGMSYAQMLSAEELTA; encoded by the coding sequence ATGAATAAAAAAGCACTTATCATCATCGACATCCAAAACGACTATTTTCCGGGCGGTAAGTTTACCCTCGATAACAGCGAAAAGTCTGGAGCCAAAGCAGCACAGGTCCTCAACCATTTCAGGGAAAAAGGGCTGCCGATAATCCACGTCCAGCACATCTCGGTGAAGGATGGAGCTGCCTTTTTCCTGCCGCAAACAAAGGGTATGGAAATTCATGAATGCGTTAAACCGCTGGCGGACGAAATTGTAGTGATCAAGAACTTTCCCAACAGCTTTCTGCAAACCACTCTCGAAAGCGAACTAAAGAAACGTGAGATTGAAGAGCTGATCATCTGCGGAATGATGAGCAATATGTGCGTGGATGCTACCACCCGCGCCGCCGGAGACATGGGATACAAATGTACTGTCGTACACGATGCCTGCTGTGGTGCCGGCCTGGAATTTAACGGAGTGAAAGTCGAATCAACTGAAGTCCATGCCGGATTCATGGCCTCGTTGGGAATGTCCTACGCGCAGATGCTCAGCGCGGAGGAATTGACAGCTTAG
- a CDS encoding multidrug resistance efflux transporter family protein, producing MQIILTGVLAALFFSSTFVLNRAMSLDGGHWVWSASLRYFWMLFFLFIGLGIFRRNLLIDSFKLYLKHWKFWSLAGGVGFGVFYGLITFSASYTPGWVVAATWQTTILATPLVLLGFGKKIPLRAMLLTIVIFAGVLLVNIESAGSNSWSSVLLGAVPVFAAAFAYPFGNQLVWEARNGGGGRIPLLDDPVMDDPFCRVLLLTLGSLPLWAGLIAVTRPPLPQAGQILNTALVAVFSGIAATSLFLYARHKARNAAELAAADCTQSMEVLFSLAGEVVLLNGTVPGMLGWAGIVLTMLGLILYIRVQNVR from the coding sequence ATGCAGATTATCCTGACCGGAGTTCTGGCGGCTTTATTTTTCAGTTCCACTTTTGTGCTCAACCGGGCAATGAGTCTGGATGGCGGGCATTGGGTCTGGTCGGCCAGTCTGCGCTATTTCTGGATGCTGTTTTTCCTTTTTATAGGTCTGGGAATTTTTCGCCGTAATCTGTTGATAGATTCCTTTAAACTTTACCTTAAGCACTGGAAATTCTGGAGCCTTGCCGGGGGAGTCGGTTTTGGCGTTTTTTACGGGCTGATAACTTTCAGTGCTTCTTACACACCCGGTTGGGTGGTTGCCGCCACTTGGCAGACAACTATTCTTGCCACTCCGCTGGTTCTGCTGGGATTCGGAAAAAAAATTCCGCTTAGGGCTATGCTGTTGACCATAGTAATTTTTGCCGGAGTTTTGCTTGTAAACATTGAGAGTGCAGGGTCTAATTCATGGAGTTCTGTTCTGCTCGGGGCTGTGCCGGTTTTTGCAGCAGCATTTGCCTACCCTTTTGGCAACCAGCTGGTCTGGGAGGCGCGCAACGGCGGAGGAGGACGTATTCCGCTCCTTGATGATCCGGTTATGGATGATCCCTTCTGCCGGGTTCTGCTGCTTACTCTCGGTTCCCTTCCGTTATGGGCCGGATTGATAGCTGTTACCCGTCCGCCGCTTCCACAGGCCGGACAGATTCTAAATACTGCGCTGGTTGCCGTGTTCTCCGGCATTGCTGCGACCAGTCTTTTTCTCTACGCCCGCCATAAGGCCCGTAACGCAGCAGAACTGGCCGCAGCAGATTGCACTCAATCAATGGAAGTGCTCTTTTCCCTTGCAGGCGAAGTTGTACTTCTTAATGGGACTGTTCCCGGGATGCTGGGCTGGGCCGGCATAGTGCTGACCATGCTCGGTCTCATCCTTTATATCCGGGTCCAGAATGTGCGCTAA
- a CDS encoding glycosyltransferase family A protein, with product MTLLSIIIPNYNYGCFADRFFGSLAAQSMPLADVEVLFVDDGSSDDSLEQARKWSGRVACRDFKILTPPRSGKPGPVRNRGLETATGKYLLSFDPDDEMEPEFLLCCVKSLDSNPNVSVVYTDYYEASPDGKSYCSLPDFNPVHLRTQNILPTTAMYRRELWESGVRYRDNTSYEDWDYWVQCLIAGGRFKHIAEPLYTHHFHDANFSQHAEKEDGVAKAHIVLNNPGFFHRAVQVWAKDHLRGRAHAPSFTRGYIPTNEDLAKLSDLISKGGMF from the coding sequence ATGACCCTGCTTTCCATCATTATACCCAATTACAATTACGGATGTTTTGCCGATCGCTTTTTCGGTTCGCTGGCCGCGCAATCCATGCCCCTGGCGGATGTGGAAGTACTTTTTGTTGATGACGGCAGCAGTGACGATTCCCTTGAGCAGGCTCGCAAATGGTCTGGCAGGGTAGCATGCCGGGATTTTAAAATTCTGACTCCGCCTAGGTCTGGAAAGCCCGGGCCTGTGCGTAACCGCGGGTTGGAAACGGCAACAGGAAAATACCTGCTCAGCTTTGATCCGGATGATGAAATGGAGCCGGAATTTTTGCTTTGTTGTGTGAAGTCTTTGGACAGTAACCCCAATGTTTCAGTGGTCTATACAGATTATTACGAGGCCAGTCCTGACGGCAAAAGTTATTGTTCTCTCCCTGATTTTAATCCGGTACATCTGCGGACTCAGAATATCCTGCCCACAACCGCAATGTACCGCCGTGAACTATGGGAGTCTGGCGTACGTTACCGGGATAACACCAGCTATGAAGATTGGGACTACTGGGTACAGTGCTTGATTGCAGGGGGCAGGTTCAAGCATATTGCCGAACCTCTCTACACACATCATTTTCATGATGCCAATTTCTCGCAACATGCTGAGAAGGAAGACGGCGTAGCTAAGGCGCATATTGTTTTGAATAATCCCGGTTTTTTCCACCGTGCAGTACAGGTCTGGGCTAAAGATCACCTGCGCGGACGGGCCCATGCTCCATCATTTACGCGCGGTTACATCCCGACTAATGAAGATCTCGCTAAGTTATCAGATTTGATTAGTAAAGGCGGGATGTTTTAA
- the msrB gene encoding peptide-methionine (R)-S-oxide reductase MsrB, whose product MVKFIFYILTLYVLLAGTASAAENKGDFEMPNDAKFETATLAGGCFWCVESDLEKVDGVLEVVSGYSGGHIEDPSYEQVSAGNSGHLEVVQVRYDPEKVSYKDVLRVFMKHHDPTDSGGSFNDRGEQYTSAIFYHDEIQKKIASEVLQEIDGSGVFEKPVATKLIPFDKFYRAEDYHQDYYKKNPVRYNWYRYLSGRDSFVEKYWGEAEEKKHVSNINAYKRPDDDKLRDILTPLQFNVVREEGTEPAFNNEFWDNHREGIYVDIVSGEPLFSSLDKFDSGTGWPSFTRPINGSGVVEKEDRSFFMTRIEVRSRKADSHLGHVFDDGPQPTGLRYCINSAALRFIPLENMESEGYGDYLQLFK is encoded by the coding sequence ATGGTAAAATTTATTTTTTATATTCTTACGTTATATGTGTTACTTGCAGGAACAGCCTCTGCCGCTGAAAATAAGGGGGACTTTGAGATGCCGAATGATGCTAAATTTGAAACAGCCACTCTGGCCGGGGGGTGCTTCTGGTGTGTAGAGTCTGATCTTGAAAAAGTGGACGGAGTCTTGGAAGTCGTTTCCGGTTATTCAGGCGGCCATATTGAAGACCCGAGTTATGAGCAGGTCAGCGCTGGAAATTCCGGCCATCTCGAAGTTGTTCAGGTCCGTTATGACCCGGAAAAGGTAAGCTACAAAGACGTGCTGCGGGTATTCATGAAACATCATGATCCCACGGATTCCGGTGGTTCGTTTAATGATCGTGGCGAACAATATACTTCTGCAATTTTTTATCATGATGAAATTCAGAAAAAAATTGCTTCCGAAGTTTTGCAGGAGATTGATGGATCGGGTGTATTTGAGAAACCAGTGGCCACCAAACTGATTCCTTTCGATAAGTTTTACCGGGCTGAGGATTATCATCAGGATTACTACAAGAAGAATCCAGTACGCTATAACTGGTACCGTTACCTGTCCGGCAGGGATTCATTTGTGGAAAAGTACTGGGGAGAAGCAGAAGAAAAAAAGCATGTCAGTAATATAAATGCATACAAGCGGCCTGACGATGACAAGCTGCGTGATATTCTTACTCCGCTTCAGTTCAATGTTGTACGCGAAGAAGGCACCGAGCCTGCTTTTAATAATGAATTCTGGGACAATCATCGTGAAGGAATTTATGTGGACATTGTTTCCGGTGAACCGCTATTCAGTTCGCTGGATAAGTTTGATTCCGGAACAGGATGGCCTAGCTTTACCCGCCCTATAAATGGGAGCGGTGTGGTTGAAAAAGAGGATCGGTCGTTCTTCATGACCCGTATTGAGGTCCGCTCACGCAAGGCGGATTCACATCTGGGGCATGTATTTGATGACGGTCCGCAGCCTACGGGATTGCGTTATTGCATCAACTCCGCAGCCCTAAGGTTTATTCCGCTGGAGAATATGGAATCAGAAGGCTACGGAGATTATTTACAGTTGTTTAAGTAA
- a CDS encoding M15 family metallopeptidase, which yields MHIFRILIVCLVSILMASSSVFSGEKALPDDFCYLDRVMPDAVYDVRYFSKNNFVGERIDGYRAPRVILTRSAALALSGVQRDLAPFGIGLKIFDGYRPQDAVLHFVRWAENLEDTRMKNQFYPEVQKKNLFRDGYIAEKSSHSRGSTVDLTLIDIKSGQELDMGTGFDFFGPKSWPGNKDMSMQVRSNRALLRSVMVRNGFKPLKEEWWHFTLEFEPYPETYFNFPVQ from the coding sequence ATGCATATTTTCAGGATTCTGATTGTTTGTCTGGTGTCGATTCTAATGGCATCTTCCTCTGTTTTTAGCGGTGAGAAAGCGTTACCGGATGATTTTTGTTACCTGGACCGGGTTATGCCAGATGCTGTTTATGATGTGCGTTATTTCAGTAAAAATAATTTTGTTGGAGAGAGGATAGACGGTTACCGTGCTCCGCGTGTTATCCTGACCCGTAGTGCAGCATTAGCACTTTCCGGAGTGCAAAGGGATCTGGCTCCATTCGGGATTGGACTTAAAATATTTGACGGATACCGTCCACAGGATGCGGTACTTCATTTTGTTCGTTGGGCAGAGAATTTGGAAGATACCCGCATGAAAAATCAGTTCTACCCGGAAGTTCAAAAGAAAAATCTTTTCCGGGACGGGTACATTGCCGAGAAGTCCAGCCATTCAAGAGGATCGACGGTAGATTTGACTCTTATTGATATCAAGTCCGGGCAGGAATTGGATATGGGTACTGGTTTTGATTTTTTTGGACCTAAATCCTGGCCGGGGAATAAGGATATGAGTATGCAAGTGCGCAGTAACCGTGCTTTGTTGAGATCTGTTATGGTCCGTAACGGATTTAAGCCCCTTAAAGAAGAATGGTGGCATTTTACTCTTGAATTTGAGCCATATCCTGAAACTTATTTCAATTTTCCAGTGCAGTAG